A region of the Micromonospora sediminicola genome:
AGCGCGCCGAGACCGTCGGCGTCGATGAGCACGAGCGCGGTCTCGACGATCCGGTCCCGGTTGAGCAGGGCCTGGCGGGGGCGGGGCATGTCAGACCTCCCCGCCGGCGGATCCGGCGGACGCCCGGAGGATCCCCGCCCCGGCAAGGATCCGTTCCATGAGGGCGACCGGAAGGTTGGGGTTTCCCGCCGCCGATCCCGCGGCGGCCGGATCGTCGAGCAGCTCGGCCAGCCGCCCGGCGCCAAGGCGGGGGTCGGACGCCATCCGGGACCGGACGCCGCCGTCCCCATCACGGCTGAGCCGGTCGATGAGCCCGGCCGGCGCCTCCGGGTCGTGGCGGACCAGCATGCGCGCCCTGGGATCGGCGGAGTCCGCCAGTCGGGCCAGCCCGACCCGCGGGAAGCGGGGCCGCGCGATCAACATGCTCGCCGTGATCACCCGAGCCTCCAGATACGTCGCGAGCAGCACCTCCCCCGGGACCTCGTCGTGGTTCTCACAGAGCAGCAGCCGGACCGCGAAGTCGTCGTCGCCGGCGAGCCGGGCCACCTGATCCGGACGCAGACTCGGGCTGTACGCGGCGCTGCGCCGAAGCCCGACGTGGGCCGAGCGGACGGCGCCGTCCAGCGCGTCGGGATCGCCGAGCCGGTCGAGCACCCACCGGGCGGGTCGGAGGCGGGTCTCCGGCCGCACCTCGTAGTCGATGGCGGCGCGTTCGGCCTCGCTGAGCCCGGGGCGCAGAGACAGCCGTAGCCGCACCGTCGGGTCGGGGTCGGTGGCCAACTCCTGGACCAGGTCGCGGGGCAGATGCGGGTTCTCGGCCACGGCCGCGCGGACGTCCCGGTCCTGGTGCCGGGCGAGTCGCTCCGCCGTCGCCCGCGCCAACGGGATCTCGACGGCCAGGTCACGCAGCCACCAGGGGTCCGACCACGCCTCGTCGAGCACGCCGGCGAGCAGTTCCGGACGGCGGCGCCACGCCCGCCGGGCCACCGCGTCGCGCACCCGGGGGTCGGGGTCGGCGAGCAGCCGGTCGGTGATCCCCTCCGGCGGATCCGCCCAGCCCGCGTACCCCGAGACCCGGACCTCGGGATCGGGGTCCTCGACCATCCGGGCCCGGACGTCCACCGGACACTGCCGCGACCCGGCCACCTCGTCGCGGACCCGGTGGTCCGGGTCCGCCGCCAGCCGGGCGTAGGCCTCCTCGGGCAGCGGCGCGGGCGTGGCCCGGAACAGCTCCGGCCCGTGGGCGAGCAGGATACGGACCATCGGCGCGGGATCGTCGACGAGCAGGGCGCGCTGTTGCGGCGTGGCTGACGAACTGTCCGCCAGCGCCGCCCGGACCCGCCGATCCGGGTGTGCGGCGACGGCGGCGCAGAACTCGTCCGGCAGCGTGTTCCGGAAGATCAGCACCGCCACGGCCGCGTCGCTGTCGTCCAGCATGCGGAGCAGCAACTCCGACGGGGTCGCCGGGTTGCCGGCCACTCCCCTCACCTGTTCGCAGACCAGGTCCCGCAAGCCGCCTCCCGTCCGAAACCACCTGATCATGCACCTTAACCGGGCGGGTCTCACCGCGGCGGTGACAGGAGAGGGCTGGACGGATGAAAACTTGCACCGCTAGTTTAAAGGTGACCGCCGCCGCCGCGACGGATGCCACGCCGACCGAGGGAGCATCGTGGACTTCGCACTGTCCGACGAGGAACGGGCCGTCCGGGACACCGTGCGCGCCTTCGTCACCCGCGAGGTGCTGCCGCTGGAGCAGGAGGTGCTGCGCCGTGAGCGCGCACACCGGCCCGGCCTGGACCGCTCAGAGCTGCGCGAGTTGCAGCTCAAGGCGAAGAAGTTCGGCTTCTGGGGGCTGGCCACCCCGGAGGAGTACGGCGGGATGGACCTGCCGGCGGTGATGCAGTCGCTGATCTGGACCGAGCTGGGCCGCAGCTTCGTGCCGTTCCGTTTCGGCGGCGAGGCCGACAACATCCTGTTCCACGCCACCGAGGAGCAGAAGCGCGAGTTCCTGATCCCGACCATCGAGGGCGAACGGATCTCCTGCTTCGCCATCACCGAGCCGGGCGCCGGCTCGGACGCGGCGAACATCAAGCTGCGCGCGCGGCGCGACGGCGACGACTGGGTCCTCGACGGCGAGAAGACGTTCATCACCAACGGCAACGACGCCGACTTCGCCATCGTGGTGGCGGTGACCGACCCGGAGAAGGGCGCCCGGCGCGGCGGCGCGACCGCGTTCCTGGTCGACCGGGCGATGGGCTGGCGGTCGGAGTTCATCCAGACCATGGGCGAGGGCGGACCGGCCTCGCTGATCTTCGACGGCGTACGGGTGCCGCACCGCAACATCCTCGGCGAGATCGGGCAGGGCTTCACGCTCGGCATGGAGTGGATCGGCAAGGGCCGCTACACCATCCCGTCGCACGCCGTCGGCATCGCCGAACGCGCCCTCCAGATGGCGATCGACCACGCCAACACCCGGGAGACGTTCGGCGCGCCGATCGCCACCAACCAGGCCATCCAGTGGATGATCGCCGACTCGGAGACCGAGCTGGAGGCCGCGCGCTGGCTGATCCTGCGCTCGGCCTGGACCGTCGACCAGGGCCTCGACCCCCGGCACGCCTCCTCGATGGGCAAGCTCTACGGCGCCGGCATGGTCAACCGGGTGGTCGACCGGGTGCTCCAGATCCACGGCGGCATGGGCTACACCCGGGAGCTGCCGATCGAACGCTGGTACCGGCAGGTGCGGCTCTACCGCATCTTCGAAGGCACCGACGAGATGCAGCGGCTGATCATCTCCCGCGACCTGCTGCGCGGGTACACGAAGATCGGCGGCCACCTGGCCTGAGCGGTCAGCCGGTCAGCGCCTCGACCGCCCGGTCCACGTCCGCCTCGGTCGTGTAGAGGTGGAACGAGGCGCGGACCCGGCCGGCCCGCACCGCCGCGCGCACCCCGGCACGGGCCAGCCGCTCCTGCGCGTCCGGCACGTCCACGCTGACGATCGCGCTGTCGCCGGGTGGGCGCCCCAGCCCGGCCAGGAAGCGGTTGGCCAGCGCCACGTCGTGGTCCCGCACCGCCGCCAGGTCGAGGTCGGCGAGCAGTTCCAGCACCGGCGCCGCCCCGGCGTAGCAGAGCCACGACGGGGAGATGTCGAAACGCCGGGCGTCGTCGGCCAGCCGCAACGGCGTGCCGTAGTACGAGGCGTGCGGGTCGCGTCCCGCGTACCACCCGGCGGCGTCCGCACGCATCCGCTCGCGCAGCGCCGGGGCCAGGTAGGCGAAGGCCGCGCCGCGCGGTGCCATCAACCACTTGTACGCCCCCACCAGCACCGCGTCCGCCCGGTCGGCCGCGAACGGCAGCCATCCGCAAGCCTGGGTGGCGTCGACCACGACCAGCGCCCCGTGCGCCCGGGCCGCCGCGACGATCTCGTCGTACGGCGCGACCGTGCCGTCGGCGGACTGCACCAGGCTGAACGCGACCAGGTCGGTGTCGGCGTCGATCGCGTCGACCAGGCCGTCGAGCGGCACGGTCCGCACCCGCACCCCCCGGTCCTCCTGCACCAGCCAGGGGAACAGGATCGAGGTGAACTCGACCTCGGGCACCACCACGGTGGCCCCCGACGGCAGCGCCGCCGCGATCGGCGCGGCCAGTTGGGACACGGCGGCGCCGACGCTCACGTCGACCGGGTCCACGCCGACCAGCCGGGCGAACGCGGCCCGGGACCGGCCGACCGACTCGTCCCACACCTCGAACGACACCTGGCCGGTCCGCCACTCGGCGAGCACCTGCTGCACGGCCGTCCACACCGGATCGGGCGGCAACCCGTAGGTCGCCGTGTTCAACCAGCCCGGCTCCACCTGCCACAACTTCCGCGCCTGCTCCAGCTCCATGCCACCGACGCTAGCCACCCCCGCCGCCGCCCGACACCGCCAATCCCACCCCCGTGGCCCACGCTCCTCACCCCGCTCGCCCTGCACCCTGGCTCCCCCACCCCTCACCCCACCCCCTGCTGCCCCGCCCCCGCCCACGCCCCGCGCTGGCGCCCGCCCCGGCCTCGCCCCGGCCGTCGCTCCGCGGCCCCGACCCCGCCCTACACCCCACCCTCGGCCCTGCTCTGCACCCCCACCCTCGGCCCCGCCCGCCCTACACCCGCGCCCCGCGCCCCGCGCACCGCCCACCGCGCACCGCCCACCGCGCACCGCCCACCGCGCACCGCCCACCGCGCACCGCCCACCGCCCACCGCGCCCCGCCCACCGCGCACCGCGCACCGGGCACCGCGCACCGCGCACCGCGCACCGGGCACCGCGCACCGCGCCTCGCGCCCACCGATCTTGCAGTTCCGGCCACCTCCCTGGGCGCTCCGCCCCTTTTGCCCGGACCGAGGGTGCATGATCGCGGACCGGCCTGCGTCGTTGCGACCGGATGAGGACGACGGCTGAAGACCGATATACCGCTCAGTCATATTTATGACTGAGCGGTATATCGCTTGGAAGTCACGTGCCTGTCTGGTTGGTCGAGTCAGGGTGGGTCCGTCGGGACATGGACCGAATCAACAGTCGGGGCGCTCCGGCCCGTGCCCGTCTCGACGAGAGCGCCGCTCCAGGCGCGTGGCTGGTCCGCAGGCGGACTACGTAGCCAATCCCGCCCGTGGTGAAGGCGGGCCAAGCCGGGCGGGTCGCGCCGGGCCAAGCCAAGCCAAGCCAAGCCGAGCCGGGCCACGCCGGTCCGGGCCAGGCCAAGCCGGGCCAGGCCAAGCCGAGCCAGGCCAAGCCGGGCCAGGCCAAGCCGAGCCAGGCCGGGCCGGGCCAGGCCAAGCCGAGCCAGGCCGGGCCAGGCCAAGCCGAGCCAGGCCGGGCCAGGCCGGGCGCGGGCTGGCGGGGGTCAGGCGGTGGAGCCGGCGAGCGGACGCTCGGCGCCGGGCGGGGTGTCCTCGGCGGGGCGTTCGTCGTCGTCCTCGTCGACCATGCTGGCCTCGTCGAACGGGCGGTCCCCGGCCAGGACGGCACGGGCCTGGTCGCGGTCGAACTCACCGGTCCAGGTGCCCACCAGCACGGTGGCCACGGCGTTGCCGGCGAAGTTGGTCAGCGCCCGGGCCTCGGACATGAACC
Encoded here:
- a CDS encoding LRV domain-containing protein yields the protein MRDLVCEQVRGVAGNPATPSELLLRMLDDSDAAVAVLIFRNTLPDEFCAAVAAHPDRRVRAALADSSSATPQQRALLVDDPAPMVRILLAHGPELFRATPAPLPEEAYARLAADPDHRVRDEVAGSRQCPVDVRARMVEDPDPEVRVSGYAGWADPPEGITDRLLADPDPRVRDAVARRAWRRRPELLAGVLDEAWSDPWWLRDLAVEIPLARATAERLARHQDRDVRAAVAENPHLPRDLVQELATDPDPTVRLRLSLRPGLSEAERAAIDYEVRPETRLRPARWVLDRLGDPDALDGAVRSAHVGLRRSAAYSPSLRPDQVARLAGDDDFAVRLLLCENHDEVPGEVLLATYLEARVITASMLIARPRFPRVGLARLADSADPRARMLVRHDPEAPAGLIDRLSRDGDGGVRSRMASDPRLGAGRLAELLDDPAAAGSAAGNPNLPVALMERILAGAGILRASAGSAGGEV
- a CDS encoding acyl-CoA dehydrogenase family protein; this encodes MDFALSDEERAVRDTVRAFVTREVLPLEQEVLRRERAHRPGLDRSELRELQLKAKKFGFWGLATPEEYGGMDLPAVMQSLIWTELGRSFVPFRFGGEADNILFHATEEQKREFLIPTIEGERISCFAITEPGAGSDAANIKLRARRDGDDWVLDGEKTFITNGNDADFAIVVAVTDPEKGARRGGATAFLVDRAMGWRSEFIQTMGEGGPASLIFDGVRVPHRNILGEIGQGFTLGMEWIGKGRYTIPSHAVGIAERALQMAIDHANTRETFGAPIATNQAIQWMIADSETELEAARWLILRSAWTVDQGLDPRHASSMGKLYGAGMVNRVVDRVLQIHGGMGYTRELPIERWYRQVRLYRIFEGTDEMQRLIISRDLLRGYTKIGGHLA
- a CDS encoding aminotransferase class V-fold PLP-dependent enzyme; the protein is MELEQARKLWQVEPGWLNTATYGLPPDPVWTAVQQVLAEWRTGQVSFEVWDESVGRSRAAFARLVGVDPVDVSVGAAVSQLAAPIAAALPSGATVVVPEVEFTSILFPWLVQEDRGVRVRTVPLDGLVDAIDADTDLVAFSLVQSADGTVAPYDEIVAAARAHGALVVVDATQACGWLPFAADRADAVLVGAYKWLMAPRGAAFAYLAPALRERMRADAAGWYAGRDPHASYYGTPLRLADDARRFDISPSWLCYAGAAPVLELLADLDLAAVRDHDVALANRFLAGLGRPPGDSAIVSVDVPDAQERLARAGVRAAVRAGRVRASFHLYTTEADVDRAVEALTG